A single region of the Streptomyces vilmorinianum genome encodes:
- a CDS encoding fumarylacetoacetate hydrolase family protein has protein sequence MKLLRVGPAGAERPALLDEEGTLRDLSALVDDVDGSLLADESALDRIRAAVAAGVLPALDAAGLRVGPPVGRIGKVVCIGLNYHGHAAETGAATPAEPVVFLKAADTVVGPDDTVLVPRRSTKTDWEVELAIVIGRTARYLETDEQALAHVAGYAVAHDVSEREFQIERGGTWDKGKNCETFNPLGPWLVTADEVPDPQTLGLRLWVNGELKQDGNTSDQIFGVAEVVRYVSQFMTLYPGDIINTGTPAGVAMGQPEPKPYLRAGDVVELEIDGLGRQRQELKDA, from the coding sequence ATGAAGCTGCTGCGAGTCGGTCCGGCGGGTGCCGAGCGTCCCGCCCTGCTCGACGAGGAAGGGACGCTGCGCGATCTGTCCGCCCTGGTCGACGACGTCGACGGCAGCCTGCTCGCCGACGAGTCCGCGCTCGACCGGATCCGGGCCGCCGTCGCCGCCGGGGTCCTGCCCGCGCTCGACGCGGCCGGGCTGCGGGTCGGCCCGCCGGTCGGCCGGATCGGCAAGGTCGTGTGCATCGGGCTGAACTACCACGGCCACGCGGCCGAGACCGGCGCGGCGACCCCCGCCGAGCCGGTCGTCTTCCTCAAGGCCGCCGACACGGTCGTGGGCCCCGACGACACCGTGCTCGTACCGCGCCGCAGCACCAAGACGGACTGGGAGGTGGAGCTGGCGATCGTCATCGGCCGCACCGCCCGCTACCTGGAGACCGACGAGCAGGCGCTCGCGCACGTCGCCGGGTACGCGGTCGCCCACGACGTCTCGGAGCGCGAGTTCCAGATCGAGCGCGGCGGCACGTGGGACAAGGGCAAGAACTGCGAGACGTTCAACCCGCTCGGCCCGTGGCTGGTCACCGCCGACGAGGTGCCGGACCCGCAGACCCTCGGCCTGCGGCTCTGGGTCAACGGCGAGCTGAAGCAGGACGGCAACACCTCCGACCAGATCTTCGGCGTCGCGGAGGTCGTACGGTACGTCAGCCAGTTCATGACCCTGTACCCCGGCGACATCATCAACACGGGTACGCCGGCGGGCGTGGCGATGGGGCAGCCGGAGCCGAAGCCGTATCTGCGGGCCGGTGACGTGGTGGAGCTGGAGATCGACGGGCTCGGGCGCCAGCGCCAGGAGCTCAAGGACGCGTAG
- a CDS encoding Uma2 family endonuclease has translation MTVTHSEVTLDEFEAFDAASPESLHVELINGRLIVTPAPDGDHDENVMSVGDQVRAHDPGLRVYQERGLAVPAYRAGRARVDGAVAPAGYFRGQPSWSDPSGVLLVIEVTSGREADAEVDRVDKRDAYAQAGIPAYLLIDRHRGEAVVHREPSAGRYRHECRAVFGAKLQLPEPFGFELDTSELA, from the coding sequence ATGACTGTTACGCATTCCGAAGTGACGCTCGACGAGTTTGAGGCGTTCGATGCTGCGTCTCCTGAGAGCCTTCACGTCGAGTTGATCAACGGGAGGCTCATCGTGACTCCGGCTCCGGATGGAGACCACGACGAGAATGTGATGTCGGTCGGCGATCAGGTGCGGGCACATGACCCGGGCCTGCGCGTGTACCAGGAGCGCGGTCTCGCGGTGCCTGCGTACCGTGCGGGGCGCGCGCGCGTCGACGGGGCCGTCGCTCCTGCCGGGTACTTCCGAGGGCAACCGTCCTGGTCGGACCCGTCAGGAGTGCTCCTCGTCATCGAGGTGACGTCGGGGCGGGAAGCAGACGCTGAAGTCGATCGGGTCGACAAGCGCGACGCTTACGCCCAGGCCGGGATCCCGGCATATCTGCTCATCGACCGGCATCGCGGCGAGGCTGTTGTGCACCGGGAGCCCTCGGCGGGCCGCTATCGCCACGAATGCCGCGCAGTTTTCGGGGCGAAGCTTCAGCTGCCCGAGCCGTTCGGCTTCGAGCTGGACACTTCCGAACTGGCCTAA
- a CDS encoding Gfo/Idh/MocA family oxidoreductase, which produces MTGTAPLRVGLVGYGLAGSVFHAPLIASTEGLVLDTVTTGNPERQAQARAAHPGVRVVDSPDALWARADELDLIVVASPNKTHVAFATAALEAGLPVVVDKPVAGTAAEARELAALAEERGLLLSVFQNRRWDNDFRTLRALLADGALGDVQRFESRFERWRPQLKGGWRESGAPEEIGGLLYDLGSHVVDQALVLFGPAVRVYAESDVRRPGAEADDDTFLAITHANGVRSHLYVSATTAQLGPRFRVLGSRAGFVKYGLDPQEADLREGLRPAPGRPWGVEPESMWGTLGAGESPLTGGGDPVETLPGDYPAYYAAVAAAVRGTGTNPVTAHEAAAALDVLEAARRSAREGITIQLG; this is translated from the coding sequence ATGACTGGCACCGCTCCGCTCCGCGTCGGACTCGTCGGCTACGGCCTCGCGGGCTCCGTCTTCCACGCCCCGCTGATCGCCTCCACCGAGGGCCTCGTCCTCGACACGGTCACGACCGGCAACCCGGAGCGCCAGGCCCAGGCCCGCGCCGCGCATCCCGGCGTACGGGTCGTGGACTCCCCCGACGCGCTGTGGGCGCGGGCGGACGAGCTCGATCTGATCGTCGTCGCCTCCCCCAACAAGACGCACGTCGCGTTCGCCACCGCCGCCCTGGAGGCGGGCCTCCCGGTCGTCGTCGACAAGCCGGTCGCCGGCACCGCCGCCGAGGCGCGCGAGCTGGCCGCGCTCGCCGAGGAGCGCGGCCTGCTCCTGTCCGTCTTCCAGAACCGCCGCTGGGACAACGACTTCCGTACGCTCCGCGCGCTCCTCGCGGACGGCGCGCTCGGTGACGTCCAGCGCTTCGAGTCCCGGTTCGAGCGCTGGCGCCCGCAGCTCAAGGGCGGCTGGCGCGAGTCCGGCGCCCCGGAGGAGATCGGCGGGCTGCTCTACGACCTCGGCAGCCATGTCGTCGACCAGGCCCTGGTCCTCTTCGGTCCGGCGGTGCGCGTGTACGCGGAGTCGGACGTCCGCCGCCCCGGCGCCGAGGCCGACGACGACACCTTCCTCGCGATCACCCACGCGAACGGCGTCCGCTCCCACCTCTACGTGAGCGCCACCACCGCCCAGCTCGGCCCCCGCTTCCGCGTCCTGGGTTCGCGCGCCGGATTCGTGAAGTACGGACTCGACCCCCAGGAGGCCGACCTGCGCGAGGGCCTGCGCCCGGCGCCCGGAAGGCCGTGGGGCGTGGAGCCGGAGTCGATGTGGGGCACCCTCGGCGCGGGGGAGTCCCCGCTGACGGGCGGCGGCGACCCGGTCGAGACGCTGCCGGGCGACTACCCGGCGTACTATGCGGCCGTCGCCGCCGCCGTACGCGGAACCGGTACGAACCCGGTCACCGCCCACGAGGCCGCGGCCGCCCTCGACGTCCTGGAGGCGGCCCGCCGCTCGGCTCGCGAGGGGATCACGATCCAGCTCGGCTGA
- a CDS encoding ROK family transcriptional regulator yields the protein MNRSVRSVRGVRAATGVNLPALRSHNAALVLDLLRTAGGAGISRLELAERTGLTPQAVSKITARLRAEGLAREAGHRASTGGKPRTLLRLVPSAAYAVGVHLDRDELTAVLVDLAGVRVALRRTRLDLGAGADVVLGAVEREVGGLREGWVPRGEAGRGALDAVDTVDASGASDTSGGREVPELSEVPELSEVPAVPAVPEVPAVPEAGEGRGAREVGGGREAREVRGAREGREAVEAREDPDAPEAPTTPTTPTTPTTPTTPTTPTLLGVGVAMPGPLDHLTGVPGRVTGCPEWDGVPVREELARRLGLPVALDKDTNAAALGLALQAPVADSFAYLHLGTGLGSGLVLGGALHRGARTGAGEFGHQTVQLDGPPCGCGGRGCLEVLCLAAVARGDVPEAARILGIGAANLVRLLDIDRVVLGGRAVTEAPEAFAHGVGAVLAGAGLSTPVSGTATPYAVAEGAAQLILAPVFGK from the coding sequence GTGAACAGGAGTGTCAGAAGTGTCAGGGGTGTCAGGGCCGCTACGGGGGTCAACCTGCCGGCGCTGCGCAGCCACAACGCGGCGCTGGTGCTCGATCTGCTGCGGACGGCCGGGGGCGCTGGGATCAGCCGCCTCGAGCTGGCCGAGCGGACCGGGCTCACCCCACAGGCGGTCAGCAAGATCACGGCACGGCTGCGGGCGGAGGGCCTGGCACGGGAGGCGGGCCACCGCGCCTCGACCGGCGGCAAACCGCGGACCCTCCTGCGGCTGGTCCCGTCGGCGGCGTACGCGGTCGGGGTGCACCTCGACCGCGACGAGCTGACGGCCGTCCTGGTGGACCTGGCGGGGGTACGGGTGGCGCTGCGGCGGACCCGCCTCGACCTCGGCGCGGGCGCGGACGTGGTGTTGGGTGCGGTCGAGCGGGAGGTGGGGGGCCTGCGCGAGGGCTGGGTTCCCCGGGGGGAGGCCGGGCGGGGGGCCTTGGACGCCGTGGACACCGTGGATGCCTCCGGCGCCTCTGACACCTCTGGGGGCCGGGAGGTCCCGGAGCTCTCGGAGGTCCCGGAGCTCTCGGAGGTCCCGGCGGTCCCGGCGGTCCCGGAGGTCCCGGCGGTCCCGGAGGCCGGCGAGGGCCGGGGAGCCCGCGAGGTCGGCGGAGGCCGTGAGGCACGTGAGGTACGTGGGGCGCGCGAAGGCCGCGAGGCCGTCGAGGCCCGCGAGGACCCCGACGCGCCGGAGGCCCCCACCACCCCCACCACCCCCACCACCCCCACCACCCCCACCACCCCCACCACCCCCACCCTCCTCGGGGTCGGGGTCGCCATGCCCGGGCCGCTCGATCACCTCACCGGGGTCCCGGGGCGGGTCACCGGGTGTCCGGAGTGGGACGGGGTTCCGGTACGGGAGGAGCTCGCGCGGCGGCTCGGGTTGCCCGTCGCGCTCGACAAGGACACCAACGCCGCCGCCCTCGGGCTCGCGCTCCAGGCGCCCGTCGCCGACTCGTTCGCGTATCTCCATCTCGGTACGGGGCTCGGCTCCGGTCTCGTCCTCGGCGGCGCCCTCCACCGGGGGGCCAGGACCGGGGCGGGGGAGTTCGGGCATCAGACCGTCCAGCTCGACGGGCCGCCGTGCGGCTGCGGCGGCCGGGGCTGTCTGGAGGTCCTGTGCCTGGCGGCCGTGGCCCGGGGCGACGTCCCCGAGGCGGCGCGGATCCTCGGCATCGGCGCCGCGAATCTCGTACGGCTCCTCGACATCGACCGGGTCGTCCTCGGCGGCCGGGCCGTCACCGAGGCCCCCGAGGCCTTCGCGCACGGCGTCGGCGCGGTCCTCGCCGGGGCCGGGCTGAGCACACCGGTCTCGGGCACCGCCACCCCGTACGCCGTCGCAGAGGGGGCGGCGCAGCTGATCCTCGCGCCGGTCTTCGGAAAATAG
- a CDS encoding GntR family transcriptional regulator — protein MDNPNHPSDQAPGAPIRSGIPEHGRIPKYYAVKAKVASLIDELGEGGLLPTERDLAVRYEVSRETVRQALRELLLEGRLRRQGRGTVVAGPKLEQPLSLASYTEGVRRQGRRPGRGLISLDRFPCPDALAPEVGVRRGEPVWHMERVLLADDERVGLESTYVSEARAPRLDKDFDPDSSFYAYLREELGITFGDADERIETVLATPREALLIGTPPALPMLLIHRISRDTAGRPLERVRTLYRGDRFSFTAHLGHQGQAQGQAQDQGQDQG, from the coding sequence GTGGACAACCCGAACCATCCGAGCGACCAGGCACCCGGTGCCCCCATCCGCTCCGGCATCCCCGAGCACGGCCGCATTCCCAAGTACTACGCGGTGAAGGCGAAAGTCGCCTCGCTGATCGACGAGTTGGGCGAAGGCGGGCTGCTGCCCACCGAGCGGGATCTCGCCGTCCGGTACGAGGTCTCCCGGGAGACCGTCCGTCAGGCTCTGCGTGAACTCCTCCTGGAGGGACGGCTGCGGCGCCAGGGGCGCGGGACCGTCGTCGCCGGGCCCAAGCTGGAGCAGCCGCTCTCGCTCGCCAGTTACACCGAGGGCGTACGCCGTCAGGGCCGTCGCCCCGGCCGCGGCCTGATCTCTCTCGACCGCTTCCCCTGCCCCGACGCCCTCGCGCCCGAGGTCGGGGTCCGGCGAGGCGAGCCCGTCTGGCACATGGAGCGCGTGCTGCTCGCCGACGACGAGCGGGTCGGCCTGGAGAGTACGTACGTCTCCGAGGCCCGCGCCCCGCGCCTCGACAAGGACTTCGACCCCGACTCCTCCTTCTACGCCTACCTCCGCGAGGAACTCGGCATCACCTTCGGCGACGCCGACGAGCGGATCGAGACCGTGCTCGCCACCCCCCGCGAGGCCCTGCTCATCGGCACCCCGCCCGCGCTCCCGATGCTGCTGATCCACCGGATCTCCCGGGACACCGCCGGCCGCCCCCTGGAACGCGTCCGCACGCTCTACCGCGGCGACCGCTTCAGCTTCACCGCGCATCTCGGCCACCAGGGCCAGGCCCAGGGCCAGGCCCAGGACCAGGGCCAGGACCAGGGCTGA
- a CDS encoding TIGR03364 family FAD-dependent oxidoreductase — MKVIVVGAGVVGTMHAWHAVERGHEVVHIEREAEARGASLRNFGQIWVSGRAGGEELDTALRARELWEGIGARVPELGFRAIGSLTPVRNALELAVAEAALARPDAAARGYKLLTADEARAHNPALRGAFEAALFCERDAAVEPRTAQLALREALLASGKYTFLPNREVRDVIGENAVRDDHGQTHTGDAVVLCTGAWLGGLVREIAGEIPVRRVRLQMMQTDPLGEPLTTSVADADSFRYYPAYASEALDALDSGQAQDPTAAAHKMQLLMVQRLDGGLTIGDTHEYEHPFAFDTLEDPYEHLTRVVESFLGRPLPKIRRRWAGVYAQCTDTSRVVHRRQVRDGVWLVTGPGGRGMTCSPAIAETTANELGW; from the coding sequence ATGAAGGTGATCGTCGTAGGAGCCGGCGTGGTGGGAACCATGCACGCCTGGCACGCAGTGGAACGCGGCCACGAGGTCGTACACATCGAGCGCGAGGCCGAGGCGCGCGGGGCCTCGCTCCGCAACTTCGGCCAGATATGGGTGAGCGGCCGCGCGGGCGGAGAGGAGCTCGACACCGCGCTGCGCGCCCGCGAACTGTGGGAGGGCATCGGCGCCCGCGTCCCCGAGCTCGGCTTCCGGGCGATCGGCTCCCTCACCCCCGTACGCAACGCCCTGGAGCTGGCCGTCGCCGAGGCCGCCCTCGCCCGCCCCGACGCCGCCGCCCGCGGCTACAAGCTGCTGACGGCCGACGAGGCGCGGGCGCACAACCCCGCCCTGCGCGGCGCGTTCGAGGCCGCCCTGTTCTGCGAGCGGGACGCGGCCGTCGAGCCCCGCACCGCCCAACTCGCCCTGCGCGAGGCCCTGCTGGCCTCCGGGAAGTACACGTTCCTGCCGAACCGCGAGGTACGGGACGTCATAGGCGAGAACGCCGTACGGGACGACCACGGCCAGACCCACACCGGCGACGCCGTCGTCCTCTGCACCGGCGCCTGGCTCGGCGGTCTCGTCCGCGAGATCGCCGGCGAGATCCCGGTCCGCCGCGTCCGGCTGCAGATGATGCAGACCGACCCGCTCGGCGAACCGCTCACCACCTCCGTCGCCGACGCGGACTCCTTCCGCTACTACCCGGCGTACGCGTCCGAGGCGCTGGACGCCCTCGACTCCGGGCAGGCGCAGGACCCGACCGCCGCCGCCCACAAGATGCAGCTGCTGATGGTCCAGCGCCTCGACGGCGGACTGACCATCGGCGACACGCACGAGTACGAGCACCCCTTCGCCTTCGACACCCTCGAAGACCCCTACGAGCATCTCACCCGCGTCGTCGAGTCCTTCCTCGGCCGCCCGCTGCCGAAGATCCGGCGCCGCTGGGCGGGCGTGTACGCGCAGTGCACCGACACCAGCCGGGTCGTGCACCGCCGGCAGGTCCGCGACGGCGTGTGGCTGGTGACGGGACCCGGTGGGCGCGGCATGACCTGCTCGCCCGCCATCGCCGAGACGACCGCGAACGAACTGGGCTGGTGA
- a CDS encoding phosphonatase-like hydrolase, translating into MTERNLVVLDMAGTTVADGGLVERAFTAAAERLGEDPATMIDYVRATMGESKISVFRHLFGGDETRARQANLAFEEAYGELVAGGLMAPVPGAAEAIAELRRQGRTVVLTTGFARVTQDAILDALGWRDLVELTLCPADAGGRGRPYPDMVLAAFLRTGVVDDVRQIVVAGDTSYDMLSGVRAGAGIVAGVRTGAHDETALRKHGATHVLASVAELPALLAESGT; encoded by the coding sequence ATGACCGAACGGAACCTTGTCGTACTGGACATGGCGGGCACCACCGTCGCCGACGGCGGCCTCGTCGAGCGGGCCTTCACGGCGGCCGCCGAGCGCCTCGGCGAGGACCCCGCCACGATGATCGACTACGTCCGCGCCACCATGGGCGAGTCCAAGATCTCCGTCTTCCGCCACCTCTTCGGCGGCGACGAGACCCGCGCCCGGCAGGCCAACCTCGCCTTCGAGGAGGCGTACGGGGAGCTGGTCGCCGGCGGCCTGATGGCGCCGGTCCCCGGCGCGGCCGAGGCGATCGCCGAGCTGAGGCGGCAGGGCCGGACGGTCGTCCTGACCACCGGGTTCGCCCGGGTCACCCAGGACGCGATCCTCGACGCGCTCGGCTGGCGGGACCTGGTCGAGCTGACCCTCTGCCCGGCGGACGCGGGCGGCCGGGGGCGCCCGTATCCGGACATGGTCCTCGCCGCCTTCCTCCGTACCGGAGTCGTGGACGACGTCCGGCAGATCGTGGTCGCGGGCGACACGTCGTACGACATGCTCAGCGGGGTCCGGGCGGGCGCCGGGATCGTGGCGGGCGTGCGGACGGGGGCGCACGACGAGACCGCGCTGCGGAAGCACGGCGCCACGCACGTCCTCGCCTCGGTCGCGGAACTGCCCGCGCTGCTCGCGGAGTCGGGGACATGA
- a CDS encoding ABC transporter ATP-binding protein, with product MTTGTGSGTGTGTGSGIRFDGVTVAYGHHTVLDSLDLTVEPGEVMALLGPSGSGKTTALRAVAGFVQPASGRVFIGDRDVTALPPHRRGIGMVVQQYALFPHMRVEDNVAFGLKAQRAQKAQKAQKTPRGEIAGRVAEALEMTGMAAYARRYPRELSGGQQQRVAIARALAIRPNVLLLDEPLSALDAQLRSGMLAELARLHRELPDVSILYVTHDQVEALTLADRIAVMDKARLQDCGTPQDLYRRPRTEFTASFVGNANLLPVTVGAGGIAFEGTELKVPVLDAAPGSPATLCVRPHLVGLGDGPNALRGRIAEVQWRGSTHRLYVDVQGHRVTADVRELRETPALGDEVTLHFAPEDGVLLGAGVTDG from the coding sequence ATGACCACCGGAACCGGAAGCGGAACCGGAACGGGAACGGGAAGCGGGATCCGCTTCGACGGCGTCACCGTCGCGTACGGCCACCACACCGTGCTCGACTCGCTCGACCTGACCGTCGAGCCCGGCGAGGTCATGGCCCTGCTCGGGCCCTCCGGCTCCGGCAAGACGACCGCGCTGCGGGCGGTCGCCGGGTTCGTCCAGCCCGCCTCCGGGCGGGTGTTCATCGGCGACCGCGATGTCACGGCCCTCCCGCCGCACAGGCGGGGGATCGGGATGGTCGTGCAGCAGTACGCGCTCTTCCCGCACATGAGGGTCGAGGACAACGTGGCTTTCGGCCTGAAGGCGCAGAGGGCACAGAAGGCGCAGAAGGCGCAGAAGACGCCGAGGGGCGAGATCGCCGGGCGGGTCGCCGAGGCCCTGGAGATGACCGGGATGGCGGCCTACGCCCGGCGCTACCCGCGCGAGCTGTCCGGCGGACAGCAGCAGCGCGTCGCCATCGCGCGGGCGCTGGCCATCCGGCCGAACGTGCTGCTGCTCGACGAGCCGCTGTCCGCGCTGGACGCGCAGCTCCGCTCCGGGATGCTGGCGGAACTCGCCCGTCTCCACCGCGAGTTGCCCGACGTCTCGATCCTGTACGTCACCCACGACCAGGTCGAGGCGCTCACCCTCGCCGACCGGATCGCCGTCATGGACAAGGCCCGGCTCCAGGACTGCGGCACGCCGCAGGACCTGTACCGCCGTCCTCGTACGGAGTTCACGGCGTCGTTCGTCGGCAACGCGAACCTGCTGCCGGTGACGGTCGGGGCGGGTGGGATCGCCTTCGAAGGTACGGAGCTCAAGGTGCCGGTCCTCGACGCGGCGCCCGGTTCCCCGGCCACGCTGTGCGTACGACCGCACCTCGTCGGCCTCGGCGACGGGCCGAACGCCTTGCGGGGGCGGATCGCCGAGGTCCAGTGGCGGGGCTCGACGCACCGCCTGTACGTCGACGTCCAGGGCCACCGCGTCACAGCGGACGTCCGGGAGCTCCGGGAGACGCCGGCACTTGGGGACGAGGTCACGCTGCACTTCGCACCGGAGGACGGGGTGCTGCTGGGGGCCGGGGTGACCGATGGGTAG
- a CDS encoding 2-aminoethylphosphonate ABC transporter permease subunit, giving the protein MKPERARGVENEPPSARRGAGPASAGDAGAGRVPRRVPAWLWAVPPVVALGLVFLYPLALVVRESLAPGAYADVFSSDTFREALVTTVWLAVGSTVGCLVLGFVLALVIAFVPFPGGKAVSKFIDVFLSFPSFLITLALLFLYGTVGMANGVWTDLTGAEPGTGPFRFLTTPWGVLLAEITYFTPFVMRPLLAAFSQMETAQLEVASSLGARPLRIVRQVILPEALPALAAGGSLVLVMCLNEFGIVLFTGAKGVTTLPMLVYGKAILESDYAAACVVAVVNVAISVGLYGLYRVVSRRVGA; this is encoded by the coding sequence ATGAAGCCTGAACGCGCACGTGGCGTGGAGAACGAGCCGCCCAGCGCTCGCCGTGGCGCGGGCCCCGCTTCCGCAGGGGACGCCGGCGCGGGACGCGTCCCGCGTCGCGTGCCCGCATGGCTCTGGGCCGTTCCGCCCGTCGTCGCCCTCGGGCTCGTCTTCCTCTATCCCCTCGCCCTCGTCGTCCGGGAGTCCCTCGCCCCCGGCGCCTACGCCGACGTGTTCTCCTCGGACACCTTCCGCGAGGCCCTGGTCACCACCGTCTGGCTGGCCGTCGGCTCCACCGTCGGGTGCCTGGTCCTCGGGTTCGTCCTGGCCCTCGTCATCGCGTTCGTGCCGTTCCCCGGCGGGAAGGCGGTGTCGAAGTTCATCGACGTCTTCCTCTCCTTCCCGTCCTTCCTGATCACGCTCGCCCTGCTCTTCCTCTACGGCACGGTCGGCATGGCCAACGGCGTGTGGACGGACCTCACGGGCGCCGAGCCCGGCACCGGGCCCTTCCGGTTCCTGACCACCCCCTGGGGTGTCCTCCTCGCCGAGATCACGTACTTCACGCCCTTCGTGATGCGCCCCCTCCTCGCCGCGTTCTCGCAGATGGAGACCGCCCAGCTGGAGGTGGCCTCCTCCCTCGGCGCGCGGCCGCTGCGGATCGTGCGGCAGGTGATCCTGCCCGAGGCGCTGCCGGCGCTCGCCGCCGGCGGGAGTCTCGTCCTGGTCATGTGCCTCAACGAGTTCGGGATCGTCCTCTTCACCGGCGCCAAGGGCGTCACGACACTCCCGATGCTCGTCTACGGCAAGGCGATCCTCGAGTCCGACTACGCCGCCGCGTGCGTGGTCGCCGTCGTCAACGTCGCGATCTCCGTCGGTCTCTACGGCCTCTACCGGGTGGTGAGTCGTCGTGTTGGTGCATAG
- a CDS encoding ABC transporter permease has product MLVHSRTGRWTAWVLFAVLFVPLFALPLLVILAASFSTHWSGAFPSGPTAGHYTAAVRGESLQALTTSLVTAVTASVLALTIGAWAALAAAALRAKGRRLLDALFVLPVAVPSVVVGLAVLVAFSQPPVLLNGTRWIVVLAHTILVTAFAYQSVAAAILRLDPMYEQAAASLGARPSYVLLRVKLPLLLPSLNAAAGLCFALSMGELSATMMLYPPDWLPLPVLIFTATDRGSLFTGSALAVVLMAATLLVLLAVSRIRTRASFR; this is encoded by the coding sequence GTGTTGGTGCATAGCCGTACGGGCCGGTGGACCGCCTGGGTCCTCTTCGCAGTCCTCTTCGTGCCGCTTTTCGCCCTGCCCCTCCTCGTGATCCTCGCCGCCTCGTTCTCCACGCACTGGTCCGGCGCCTTTCCCTCCGGGCCCACGGCCGGGCACTACACGGCGGCCGTGCGCGGCGAGTCGCTCCAGGCGCTGACCACCAGCCTGGTCACCGCCGTCACCGCGAGCGTGCTCGCGCTGACCATCGGCGCCTGGGCGGCGCTCGCCGCGGCCGCCCTCCGTGCCAAGGGCAGGAGGCTCCTCGACGCGCTGTTCGTGCTGCCGGTCGCCGTGCCCTCGGTGGTCGTCGGACTCGCCGTCCTGGTGGCCTTCTCGCAGCCGCCCGTGCTCCTGAACGGCACGCGCTGGATCGTGGTCCTCGCGCACACGATTCTTGTCACGGCGTTCGCCTACCAGTCGGTCGCGGCCGCCATCCTCCGTCTCGACCCGATGTACGAGCAGGCGGCGGCCAGTCTCGGCGCCCGCCCCTCGTACGTCCTGCTCCGGGTGAAGCTGCCGCTCCTGCTGCCGTCCCTGAACGCGGCCGCCGGGCTCTGTTTCGCCCTGTCCATGGGCGAGTTGAGCGCCACGATGATGCTCTACCCGCCGGACTGGCTGCCGCTTCCGGTGCTGATCTTCACCGCCACCGACCGCGGCTCCCTCTTCACCGGCTCCGCGCTCGCCGTGGTCCTCATGGCCGCGACCCTGCTCGTCCTGCTCGCCGTCTCCCGTATCCGTACCAGAGCTTCCTTCCGTTAG
- a CDS encoding 2-aminoethylphosphonate ABC transporter substrate-binding protein: MRTYANPIAATVIGSLALTATLTATLTACGGSSGTASDEKIVTVYSADGLKGEKGDGWYDKVFADFEKQTGIKVKYVEGGSGEMVQRAVREKNNTQADVIVTLPPFIQQADSKGLLQSYTPQGADQVSGADKAADGKWTSVVNNYFGFIYNKEQLKQAPTTWEQLLDPSYKNKLQYSTPGVAGDGTAVVIKAMHDFGGQEPAMEYLKRLQANNVGPSSSTSKLAPKVDKGEILVANGDVQMNFAQSKSMPNLGIWFPAKDGGKPTSFALPYAAGLVNKAPHGENGKKLLDFMLGEQAQREVSAIGGGFPARKDVKATDANAIELAKLMEGVEIFEPDWADVDKNLKAYVDAWKSATGS, translated from the coding sequence ATGCGTACGTACGCCAACCCGATCGCCGCCACGGTCATCGGCAGCCTCGCCCTCACCGCCACGCTCACCGCCACGCTCACCGCCTGCGGCGGTTCCTCGGGCACCGCATCCGACGAGAAGATCGTCACCGTCTACAGCGCCGACGGCCTCAAGGGCGAGAAGGGCGACGGCTGGTACGACAAGGTCTTCGCCGACTTCGAGAAGCAGACCGGCATCAAGGTCAAGTACGTCGAGGGCGGTTCCGGCGAGATGGTGCAGCGCGCCGTCCGCGAGAAGAACAACACGCAGGCCGATGTCATCGTGACCCTGCCGCCCTTCATCCAGCAGGCCGACTCCAAGGGGCTGCTGCAGTCCTACACCCCCCAGGGCGCCGACCAGGTCAGCGGCGCCGACAAGGCCGCCGACGGCAAGTGGACCTCGGTCGTCAACAACTACTTCGGCTTCATCTACAACAAGGAGCAGCTGAAGCAGGCCCCCACGACCTGGGAGCAGCTCCTGGATCCCTCGTACAAGAACAAGCTGCAGTACTCCACGCCCGGTGTCGCGGGCGACGGAACGGCCGTCGTCATCAAGGCGATGCACGACTTCGGCGGCCAGGAGCCGGCGATGGAGTACCTGAAGAGGCTCCAGGCCAACAACGTCGGCCCGTCCTCCTCCACCTCCAAGCTCGCCCCCAAGGTCGACAAGGGCGAGATCCTCGTCGCCAACGGGGACGTCCAGATGAACTTCGCCCAGTCCAAGTCCATGCCGAACCTCGGCATCTGGTTCCCGGCCAAGGACGGCGGCAAGCCGACCAGCTTCGCCCTGCCGTACGCCGCCGGCCTGGTGAACAAGGCCCCGCACGGCGAGAACGGCAAGAAGCTGCTCGACTTCATGCTCGGCGAGCAGGCCCAGCGCGAGGTCAGCGCGATCGGCGGCGGCTTCCCGGCCCGCAAGGACGTCAAGGCCACCGACGCCAACGCGATCGAGCTGGCGAAGCTGATGGAGGGCGTCGAGATCTTCGAGCCGGACTGGGCGGACGTCGACAAGAACCTCAAGGCGTACGTCGACGCGTGGAAGTCCGCGACCGGCAGCTGA